The following proteins are encoded in a genomic region of Deinococcus detaillensis:
- a CDS encoding phosphopentomutase → MKFTIIVLDSVGAGELPDAQAFGDVGSHTLNHTLKASGVELPNLAALGLGQVPTLELATPAPTQASGSFGRLREVSPGKDTSTGHWEFMGVQLEHAFQIFPNGFPSAVMNQFTAATGTGYLCNKPYSGTEVIKDYGPEHLKTGDPIVYTSGDSVFQIAAHLDKVPIETLYAWCQAAREILQGEYAVARVIARPFRGEYPFERAGELRRDFSLTPPRTVLDALKDAGKDVIGIGKIPDIYDHQGFTEEHHTDDNADGIRKTVARMHQDFNGLVFTNLVDFDSKYGHRRDPHGYAQALRAFDDALPQLLAEVPADGCLLLISDHGNDPTWPGTDHTREHGLLLAYRPAGKGAGVHLGDRQTFADIGATVAEALNVKWNGPGESFWNLIQ, encoded by the coding sequence ATGAAATTTACCATCATCGTGCTGGACTCGGTAGGCGCGGGCGAGCTGCCCGACGCGCAGGCGTTTGGCGACGTGGGATCGCACACCCTCAACCACACCCTCAAGGCCAGCGGCGTAGAGCTGCCCAACCTCGCCGCGCTGGGTTTGGGCCAAGTTCCCACCCTTGAACTCGCCACCCCTGCTCCAACGCAGGCCAGCGGCAGCTTTGGCCGGCTTAGGGAAGTCAGTCCCGGCAAAGACACCTCCACCGGTCACTGGGAATTTATGGGCGTGCAGCTCGAACACGCTTTCCAAATCTTTCCAAACGGCTTTCCCAGCGCTGTGATGAATCAGTTCACGGCGGCCACCGGCACCGGCTACCTGTGCAACAAGCCTTACAGCGGCACCGAGGTCATCAAAGATTACGGCCCCGAGCACCTCAAAACCGGCGACCCGATTGTTTACACCTCTGGTGACAGCGTGTTTCAAATCGCCGCCCACCTCGACAAAGTGCCGATTGAAACCCTTTATGCCTGGTGTCAGGCCGCCCGCGAGATTTTGCAGGGCGAATACGCAGTGGCCCGCGTGATCGCCCGTCCCTTCCGGGGCGAATATCCCTTCGAGCGGGCCGGTGAACTGCGCCGCGACTTCTCGCTGACTCCGCCCCGCACAGTGCTGGACGCCCTCAAGGACGCCGGCAAAGACGTAATCGGCATCGGTAAAATTCCCGACATCTACGACCATCAGGGCTTTACCGAAGAGCACCACACCGACGACAACGCCGACGGCATTCGCAAAACGGTGGCCCGGATGCACCAAGATTTTAACGGTTTGGTCTTCACCAACTTGGTGGACTTCGACAGCAAATATGGCCACCGCCGTGACCCGCACGGCTACGCACAGGCGCTGCGGGCCTTTGACGACGCCCTGCCGCAACTCTTGGCCGAAGTGCCCGCCGATGGCTGCTTGCTGCTGATTTCCGATCACGGCAACGACCCGACTTGGCCCGGCACCGACCACACCCGCGAACACGGCTTGCTGCTGGCCTACCGACCAGCCGGCAAAGGTGCTGGGGTGCATCTGGGCGACCGCCAAACCTTTGCCGACATCGGCGCGACGGTGGCCGAGGCCCTGAACGTCAAGTGGAACGGCCCCGGCGAGAGCTTCTGGAATCTGATTCAGTGA
- the lptB gene encoding LPS export ABC transporter ATP-binding protein: MTAAAPQVDLHFPANGQTDFEARGLSKTYGRRQVVRGVDLRVTRGEIVALFGPNGAGKTTTFYMMVGFVRPGGGRITLSGQDVTRLPMHQRARRGIGYLPQEPSAFRKMSARDNLLAILEYQNLSKAEQEKRADSLLEEFGLTHLAASQAYQLSGGERRRLELARALTTDPDFLLLDEPFTGVDPKSIREIQRLIRELRDRRGIGVFITDHNVRETIALCDRVYLMYDGEVKFEGTPAAFAQDIDARNHYLGDDFEL, translated from the coding sequence GTGACCGCTGCCGCTCCCCAAGTTGACCTTCACTTTCCCGCCAATGGACAAACCGATTTCGAGGCGAGAGGCCTCAGCAAAACCTACGGCCGCCGCCAGGTCGTGCGCGGCGTGGATTTGCGCGTCACGCGCGGCGAAATCGTGGCGCTGTTCGGCCCCAACGGCGCGGGCAAAACCACCACTTTTTACATGATGGTCGGCTTCGTGCGCCCCGGCGGAGGCCGCATCACCTTGTCGGGTCAAGACGTTACGCGGCTGCCGATGCACCAACGCGCCCGGCGCGGGATCGGCTACTTGCCGCAGGAACCCAGCGCTTTTCGCAAGATGAGCGCCCGCGATAATTTGCTGGCGATTTTGGAATATCAAAACCTCAGCAAAGCGGAGCAAGAAAAGCGGGCCGACAGCTTGCTGGAAGAGTTTGGCCTGACCCACTTGGCGGCTTCGCAGGCCTATCAGTTGTCGGGCGGGGAGCGCCGGCGCTTGGAGCTGGCCCGAGCCCTGACCACCGATCCTGATTTTTTACTGCTGGACGAGCCGTTTACTGGCGTCGATCCCAAAAGCATCCGTGAAATTCAGCGCTTGATCCGTGAGTTGCGTGACCGGCGCGGCATCGGGGTGTTTATCACCGACCACAACGTCCGCGAAACCATTGCGCTGTGTGACCGGGTGTATTTGATGTATGACGGCGAAGTTAAATTTGAAGGCACGCCCGCCGCCTTTGCCCAAGATATCGACGCCCGTAACCACTACCTCGGCGACGACTTCGAGCTGTAA
- a CDS encoding DUF3084 domain-containing protein → MLLGFLIFVVLLSGLVAYSADTIARKAGRKHLRLFGLRPKTTALIVAVASGMGISLASVLAFGLINRSAINNIVQADKLRVELKQLKKDVSATTADLTVAEQERDAANARVRQSKGETAAALADLTGAEDKLKTTQAARSKLQSEVSGLQGRVTELANLKRDLEAQAAKNRQALSNSQRALEDSRQRELAQAARANLLGTQIVDLDRRSASAQQDAKTAQAQAEAFQGQVQALQDQTKTLEASRAKVGTQLQAAQQSRDQATRELGALREERQTLLAGRDAALSQRNVANALRDQANVERNKATVERNKAAAERDLANQARTAATKTLNQALSARDSALQARDLAQAQRESLAAERDQLLKQRSNLTAQRDAAAQDLSSIRRELSTLQNMIGTLDSQRQNLSAANDTLKNSLSSAQANLSKLEVDYSRTNSELSANRNTDLIYSRNDLVYAGVVASVRNVPDFLKAAATAAQKQGARGTPAARLSPDARAQLDTKLRGLNTNTFVQCRAAVNVATGFPVDLNCDAKPQTVLFRRGQVIRQVSINLQRGTDNLSSQLTDLIRDTVFDLTSKGVPLEYINDLGLSDSERLDVLGKLGAQSGASAVVGLAARDDIRPGVPVDLYPVLK, encoded by the coding sequence GTGCTACTCGGCTTTCTGATTTTTGTGGTGCTGCTGTCGGGCTTGGTGGCCTACAGCGCCGATACCATTGCCCGCAAAGCCGGGCGCAAACACCTGCGCCTCTTCGGACTGCGGCCCAAGACCACCGCGCTGATCGTGGCAGTGGCCTCGGGCATGGGCATTAGCTTGGCCTCGGTGCTGGCGTTTGGGCTGATTAACCGCAGCGCGATCAACAACATCGTTCAGGCCGACAAACTGCGGGTGGAACTCAAGCAGCTCAAAAAAGACGTGAGCGCCACCACCGCCGACCTCACGGTGGCCGAGCAGGAGCGCGACGCCGCCAATGCCCGCGTGCGCCAGTCCAAAGGGGAAACCGCCGCGGCGCTGGCCGACCTTACGGGCGCTGAAGACAAGCTCAAAACGACCCAAGCCGCCCGCAGCAAGCTGCAAAGCGAAGTCAGCGGCTTGCAGGGCCGAGTGACCGAACTGGCAAACCTCAAACGTGACCTCGAAGCGCAGGCCGCCAAAAACCGTCAGGCGCTGAGCAACTCGCAGCGAGCCCTCGAAGACAGCCGCCAGCGCGAACTGGCTCAAGCGGCACGGGCGAATTTGCTCGGTACACAGATCGTCGACCTCGACAGGCGCAGCGCTTCAGCTCAGCAAGACGCCAAAACGGCTCAGGCCCAAGCGGAAGCATTTCAGGGCCAAGTGCAGGCGCTGCAAGACCAAACCAAGACGCTTGAGGCCAGCCGTGCCAAAGTCGGGACGCAGCTCCAAGCGGCTCAGCAAAGCCGCGATCAAGCGACGCGCGAACTCGGCGCGTTGCGAGAAGAGCGGCAAACCCTCTTGGCCGGAAGGGACGCGGCACTTTCACAGCGAAATGTGGCCAATGCCTTGCGCGACCAAGCCAACGTGGAGCGCAATAAGGCCACAGTGGAGCGGAACAAAGCGGCGGCGGAGCGCGACCTCGCCAACCAAGCCCGCACGGCGGCCACCAAGACCCTCAATCAGGCACTCAGCGCCCGCGACAGCGCTTTGCAGGCCCGCGATTTGGCGCAGGCCCAGCGCGAAAGCCTCGCCGCCGAGCGCGACCAACTGCTTAAGCAGCGCAGCAACCTGACAGCCCAGCGCGACGCGGCCGCCCAAGACCTGAGCAGTATCCGCCGCGAGCTGAGCACTTTGCAAAACATGATTGGCACTTTAGACAGCCAGCGCCAAAATCTGAGCGCCGCCAACGACACCCTTAAAAACAGTCTCAGCAGCGCCCAAGCCAACTTGTCCAAGCTCGAAGTCGACTATTCACGCACCAACAGCGAACTGAGCGCCAACCGCAACACCGATCTTATTTACAGCCGCAACGACCTGGTGTATGCCGGCGTGGTGGCCAGCGTCCGCAACGTGCCGGACTTTTTGAAAGCTGCCGCCACCGCCGCCCAGAAGCAGGGCGCTCGCGGCACCCCCGCCGCGCGGCTTTCGCCGGATGCCCGCGCCCAACTCGACACCAAACTACGCGGCCTGAACACCAACACCTTCGTACAGTGCCGCGCCGCCGTCAACGTCGCTACCGGCTTTCCGGTCGACCTCAACTGTGACGCCAAGCCTCAGACCGTGCTGTTTCGGCGCGGTCAGGTTATCCGCCAGGTCAGCATCAACTTGCAGCGCGGCACCGACAACCTCAGCTCGCAGCTCACCGATTTGATCCGCGATACGGTCTTTGATCTGACCTCCAAAGGCGTGCCGCTGGAATACATCAACGATCTGGGCCTGAGTGACAGCGAACGCCTCGACGTACTGGGCAAACTCGGCGCTCAGAGCGGTGCGAGCGCGGTGGTGGGCCTAGCCGCCCGCGACGACATCCGCCCCGGCGTGCCGGTGGATTTGTATCCGGTGTTGAAGTAG
- a CDS encoding sugar ABC transporter substrate-binding protein encodes MKKVFKSALTIVSLSLLSSASAASLTVWTHFGDSELTWLKAQAAAYTKTSGNAVQIVSVPFDQLPDKMIQSAPKGQGPDLVVTLPQDRLGQLAAAGVIEPMDKYVTSKSDLDKTAVSAMTYQGKLFGLPMFAESVAVVYNKKILPNGVPSTWDGFIKAAQANTGSGKFGFLVDLSNAYMNYGIFSAYGGYVFKTTGGTVNVKDVGLSNAGSDKAAAMLNDLRYKYNLVPEGVDGGVAKDAFVQGRLAMLLTGPWDMADIKKANIDYGIAALPTPTGATGKWSPFVGVQGVMMNAYGKNKVAAAQFAKALVSGDAQVAFNKAGGRIPVSLSARVKLKSDPVVAGFGKSISAGTPMPNVPQMSAVWGPWSNAVAQSVQKANPNYTSILDGAVKEINGNIK; translated from the coding sequence ATGAAAAAAGTGTTTAAGTCGGCCCTGACCATCGTTTCTCTGTCCCTGCTGAGCAGCGCTTCTGCGGCCAGCCTCACCGTCTGGACTCACTTTGGCGACAGCGAACTGACCTGGCTCAAAGCACAAGCCGCCGCCTACACCAAGACCAGCGGCAACGCGGTGCAAATCGTCAGCGTGCCGTTTGACCAACTGCCCGACAAGATGATTCAGAGCGCTCCCAAGGGCCAAGGCCCAGATTTGGTGGTGACGTTGCCGCAAGACCGCCTCGGCCAACTCGCCGCCGCCGGAGTGATCGAGCCGATGGACAAGTACGTCACTTCCAAGAGCGACCTCGACAAAACGGCCGTGAGCGCCATGACCTACCAAGGCAAACTCTTCGGCTTGCCGATGTTCGCCGAGTCCGTCGCAGTGGTCTACAACAAAAAAATCCTCCCCAATGGCGTGCCCAGCACCTGGGACGGCTTTATCAAGGCGGCGCAGGCCAACACCGGCAGCGGCAAGTTCGGCTTCCTGGTTGACCTTTCCAACGCTTACATGAACTACGGCATTTTCAGCGCTTACGGCGGCTACGTCTTCAAAACCACTGGCGGCACCGTCAACGTCAAGGACGTGGGGTTATCCAACGCCGGTTCCGACAAAGCGGCGGCGATGCTCAACGACTTGCGCTACAAGTACAACCTGGTGCCCGAAGGCGTGGACGGCGGCGTGGCCAAAGACGCTTTTGTGCAGGGCCGCCTCGCCATGCTGCTGACCGGGCCCTGGGACATGGCCGACATCAAGAAAGCCAACATCGATTACGGCATCGCTGCGCTGCCTACGCCCACCGGAGCCACCGGCAAGTGGTCGCCGTTCGTCGGCGTGCAGGGCGTAATGATGAACGCCTACGGCAAAAACAAAGTGGCGGCGGCGCAGTTTGCCAAAGCGCTGGTGAGCGGCGACGCTCAGGTGGCCTTCAACAAAGCCGGTGGACGCATCCCGGTGAGCTTGTCGGCCCGTGTCAAGCTCAAGAGTGACCCCGTGGTGGCAGGTTTCGGCAAGTCCATCAGCGCCGGAACCCCGATGCCCAACGTGCCGCAAATGAGCGCGGTGTGGGGGCCTTGGAGCAACGCCGTGGCCCAGAGCGTGCAGAAAGCCAACCCGAACTACACCAGCATCTTGGACGGTGCCGTCAAAGAGATCAACGGCAACATCAAGTAA
- the plsY gene encoding glycerol-3-phosphate 1-O-acyltransferase PlsY, which yields MILNTLLALVFAYLLGALPAAAWIARSRGIDIRTVGSGNAGATNVQRTLGWGPGLAVALFDVFKGAAAVWLARWLGLLPEWAAMCGALSILGHNYSPFLGFRGGKGVATSFGTIVAIDPLVGLCVVILGVFTVAITRYVSAGSMIGGAVAVTTAFALGRPWWEVILLLLLCVLAIWQHRENIKRLQAGTERHIGKKGGAAS from the coding sequence GTGATCTTGAACACTTTACTCGCCCTGGTCTTCGCTTATTTGCTGGGAGCCTTGCCGGCCGCCGCCTGGATCGCGCGTTCACGCGGCATTGACATCCGCACGGTCGGTTCCGGCAACGCTGGAGCCACCAATGTGCAGCGCACCCTCGGCTGGGGGCCAGGCTTGGCGGTGGCGCTTTTCGACGTTTTCAAAGGCGCGGCTGCTGTCTGGCTGGCCCGCTGGCTGGGTCTGCTGCCCGAATGGGCGGCGATGTGCGGCGCTCTGTCCATTCTGGGCCACAACTACAGCCCCTTCTTGGGCTTTAGGGGCGGCAAAGGCGTGGCCACCAGCTTCGGCACCATCGTGGCGATTGACCCGTTGGTCGGCTTATGCGTCGTTATTCTGGGCGTTTTCACGGTGGCCATCACCCGCTACGTTTCGGCAGGCAGCATGATCGGCGGCGCGGTGGCCGTCACCACTGCTTTCGCTTTGGGCCGCCCGTGGTGGGAAGTGATTTTACTGCTGCTGCTGTGCGTTTTGGCAATCTGGCAACACCGCGAGAACATCAAGCGGCTGCAAGCGGGCACCGAGCGGCACATCGGCAAAAAGGGCGGAGCGGCAAGCTGA
- a CDS encoding ABC-F family ATP-binding cassette domain-containing protein — MLLALEDVQKDYGAQPVLTNVSLQINPGDRIGLVGRNGAGKSTLLRLLLGAEKADAGTIRIFPGVRVGNLTQDPSFPPDSTVSSVMEAAFHELDALEAELEEAAAAMHLGTPESIQHHAELLEHYARRGGFERRSRKDAVTLAFGFRGREHDATSKLSGGERTRLGLAALLVENPDVLLLDEPTNHLDIVMVEWLEAFLSRYPGAVLVISHDRAFLDAATNETAHLWRGEVKVYPAGYSAFRTLLDEELMRQQARAEQDAKKVATLAASAARMKIWGLGMSKLARRASSMETRLERLKKSAASAPPRAERTARILFHAPPSGDIILDARHLTKRLAGRTLFENVQVQIRQGERVALVGRNGAGKTTFFRVLLGLMPSDDPRGESRTGARVTVGYYDQQLRGVDESSTLYHEAREYVEKDAEAHDLLGTYMFPYLSHDKSVKVLSGGERARLALLKLAQEDHNFLVLDEPTNHLDMEMLESLEGALDDFGGTLLMVSHDRRLIEHLADRIWLLEDGQFYEYPGGWQYYREKHRPAEKEAEAKAAPVRQNPANPKGKGLWHLKREVERLEVEVAQLEAQLDEAQNALAHASPTADFAALGQQAAELEERLLTRMEHWEKAQVEVEARS, encoded by the coding sequence GTGCTGCTCGCTTTAGAAGATGTTCAAAAAGATTACGGCGCTCAGCCGGTGCTGACCAATGTCAGTTTGCAGATCAATCCCGGTGACCGCATCGGCCTGGTGGGCCGCAACGGTGCAGGCAAAAGCACTTTGCTGCGGCTGCTGCTCGGCGCGGAGAAAGCCGACGCTGGAACCATCCGGATTTTTCCCGGGGTGCGGGTGGGCAACCTGACCCAAGACCCCAGCTTCCCGCCGGATAGCACCGTGTCGAGCGTGATGGAAGCGGCGTTTCACGAACTCGACGCCCTCGAAGCCGAGTTGGAAGAAGCTGCCGCCGCGATGCATCTCGGCACGCCCGAGAGCATTCAGCACCACGCCGAACTGCTCGAACACTACGCCCGGCGGGGCGGCTTCGAGCGCCGCTCGCGCAAAGACGCCGTGACGCTGGCTTTCGGCTTCCGGGGCCGCGAACACGACGCCACGTCCAAGCTCTCCGGCGGTGAGCGCACCCGGCTGGGCTTGGCCGCGCTGCTGGTTGAAAATCCCGATGTCTTGCTGCTCGACGAGCCTACAAACCACCTCGACATCGTGATGGTGGAGTGGCTGGAAGCGTTTTTGTCACGCTATCCGGGCGCGGTGCTGGTCATCAGCCACGACCGGGCGTTTCTTGACGCCGCCACCAACGAAACCGCTCACCTGTGGCGCGGTGAAGTCAAAGTCTATCCAGCGGGCTACAGCGCCTTCCGCACCCTCCTCGACGAAGAACTCATGCGCCAGCAGGCCCGCGCCGAGCAAGACGCCAAAAAGGTGGCCACCCTCGCCGCGTCGGCGGCCCGCATGAAAATCTGGGGGCTGGGTATGTCCAAGTTGGCCCGCCGCGCCAGCAGTATGGAAACCCGCTTGGAGCGCCTCAAGAAGTCGGCGGCCAGCGCTCCGCCCAGAGCCGAGCGTACCGCCCGGATTCTCTTTCACGCTCCGCCCAGCGGTGACATCATCCTCGACGCCCGCCACCTCACCAAGCGCCTGGCCGGGCGAACCCTCTTTGAAAATGTTCAGGTGCAAATTCGCCAGGGCGAGCGGGTGGCGCTGGTTGGCCGCAACGGTGCGGGCAAAACCACGTTCTTCCGGGTGCTGCTCGGCCTGATGCCCAGCGACGATCCGAGGGGTGAGAGCCGCACCGGAGCCAGAGTCACGGTGGGCTACTACGATCAGCAGCTCAGGGGCGTGGACGAAAGCAGCACCCTTTACCATGAGGCCCGCGAATACGTCGAAAAAGACGCCGAGGCCCACGATTTGCTGGGCACCTATATGTTTCCGTACCTGAGCCACGACAAATCCGTAAAAGTGCTGTCGGGCGGCGAGCGGGCGCGGCTGGCGCTCCTCAAGCTGGCCCAGGAAGACCACAACTTCTTGGTGCTCGACGAGCCGACCAATCACCTCGATATGGAGATGCTCGAAAGTCTGGAGGGAGCGCTCGACGATTTTGGCGGCACGCTACTGATGGTCAGCCACGATAGACGCCTCATCGAGCATCTGGCCGACCGCATCTGGCTCCTCGAAGACGGCCAGTTTTACGAGTACCCCGGCGGCTGGCAGTATTACCGCGAAAAGCACCGCCCCGCTGAAAAAGAAGCGGAAGCCAAGGCCGCGCCCGTGAGGCAAAATCCGGCCAATCCCAAAGGCAAGGGCCTGTGGCACCTCAAGCGCGAGGTGGAGCGCTTAGAGGTGGAAGTCGCCCAGTTGGAAGCTCAACTTGACGAAGCCCAGAATGCGCTGGCCCACGCCTCTCCTACCGCTGACTTTGCCGCACTGGGACAACAGGCCGCCGAGCTGGAGGAGCGACTCCTGACCCGCATGGAGCACTGGGAAAAAGCGCAGGTGGAAGTCGAAGCACGGAGCTGA
- a CDS encoding FecR family protein: protein MRLLIFLLFDLILLLPETASAETGAPPTLQKVSGSVESLSSTWQAAVTDQPVKQALRIGVGRAQLQSAGGQVLASSGSALRIYQNEPDFQTGKFYLTGQVSFFSQKAHLSAAGQVRVDVTAPTRRVAVIAGKARISVGSKLYTLGAGQQYDFGTQKITAFAERDAWYRSQFSGEGEAVIEAATGPVSIQDAPAPNASAAPVKRPVKLGEKLNVGQQLLTGASAWAEIGFTGGGYLRLQPQSALSVLSIDQIVDRTGRTKRQVVLKLLRGSAWNVVAKRQGGYEITTPIITTAVRGTVFRVDDSGLVKVFDGQVELPSSAGLLLLRGQQRTAAGEVQPLVTDAADAANLALDTQRSGPIQLDLSLAPSLLDLALVVRSQPENRLSVQVAGRDLPMIGDAEGNFKLQGGDRLQGRLPEGRYDVTIRAERGGRQKTISRVLLIDRTPPLLLGVQSSRAGRLIRLSGQIQDVSGTVVLSAQVGGRSYARTLRLPQQADFDWTLPLPTPGAAVTLQARDTAGNLRRVEFSAGAAGEGGVGYAAP, encoded by the coding sequence GTGCGTTTGTTAATTTTTCTTCTTTTTGATTTGATCCTTCTGCTCCCCGAGACAGCCAGCGCTGAAACGGGAGCGCCGCCGACGCTGCAAAAGGTCAGCGGCAGTGTCGAGAGCCTCAGCAGCACTTGGCAAGCCGCCGTGACTGACCAACCCGTTAAGCAGGCGCTACGAATCGGGGTGGGGCGGGCGCAGTTGCAAAGCGCGGGTGGGCAAGTCTTGGCATCAAGCGGGTCAGCGCTGCGGATTTATCAAAATGAACCGGACTTCCAAACGGGGAAGTTTTATTTGACTGGCCAAGTCAGCTTCTTCAGTCAAAAAGCTCACCTCTCGGCAGCCGGCCAAGTGCGCGTGGACGTGACGGCACCGACCCGCCGGGTGGCGGTGATCGCTGGCAAGGCCCGCATCTCGGTGGGCAGCAAGCTCTACACCCTCGGGGCCGGTCAGCAGTACGATTTCGGCACGCAGAAGATCACGGCTTTTGCTGAGCGCGACGCTTGGTACCGCTCGCAGTTCAGCGGCGAAGGCGAAGCGGTCATTGAAGCCGCCACCGGGCCAGTCAGCATTCAAGACGCGCCCGCTCCCAACGCCAGCGCCGCGCCGGTTAAGCGCCCAGTCAAGCTCGGTGAAAAGCTCAACGTCGGCCAGCAGTTGCTGACGGGCGCTTCAGCGTGGGCCGAAATCGGCTTTACCGGCGGCGGCTATCTGCGCCTCCAGCCCCAGAGCGCTCTGAGCGTGCTGAGCATTGACCAAATCGTTGACCGTACGGGCCGGACCAAGCGCCAAGTGGTACTGAAACTGCTGCGCGGCAGCGCTTGGAATGTGGTGGCCAAGCGGCAGGGCGGCTACGAAATCACCACCCCGATTATTACCACGGCGGTGCGCGGCACAGTCTTCCGGGTGGATGACAGCGGCCTCGTGAAAGTCTTTGACGGCCAAGTCGAGCTGCCCAGCAGCGCGGGCTTGCTGCTGCTCAGGGGCCAGCAGCGCACCGCTGCCGGAGAAGTGCAGCCGCTCGTCACCGACGCGGCGGACGCCGCCAACCTCGCGCTCGATACTCAGCGCTCAGGGCCGATTCAACTCGACTTGAGCTTGGCACCGAGTTTGCTGGATTTGGCGCTGGTCGTCCGCAGCCAGCCAGAGAATCGCCTGAGCGTGCAGGTGGCGGGGCGCGACCTTCCCATGATTGGCGACGCCGAGGGCAATTTCAAGCTGCAAGGCGGCGATAGATTGCAAGGCCGCTTGCCCGAAGGCCGCTACGACGTGACCATCCGCGCAGAGCGCGGCGGCCGCCAAAAAACGATTAGCCGCGTCCTGCTGATTGACCGCACCCCACCCCTGCTGCTCGGTGTCCAATCGAGCCGGGCGGGACGGTTGATCCGCTTGAGCGGCCAGATTCAGGATGTGTCCGGCACGGTTGTGCTGAGCGCACAAGTCGGTGGGCGCAGCTACGCCCGCACCCTACGCCTGCCGCAGCAAGCCGACTTCGATTGGACGCTGCCGCTGCCGACACCCGGCGCAGCGGTGACGCTTCAGGCCCGCGACACTGCTGGCAATCTTCGCCGGGTCGAATTCAGTGCCGGCGCTGCGGGCGAGGGCGGTGTGGGTTATGCCGCGCCCTGA
- a CDS encoding CHASE2 domain-containing protein codes for MPRPERRAVLAPLAALLAVGLLMGFPENVRLWSVLDRTFTRPPDPRVVVVGIDDASLRDYGRLSDWNRDLYARALGTLRQAGAKAVGFDILFGAPAAGDASLSAAVGQGGVVLASSPQLPQGARAWKALYGVASLNIEGGAVSRFQTAYQSTDGQLWPSFSAQLARLAGISRTLDTSKQLLRSLPADSGTLPVYSFRDVVGGNVAFSELQGKVVLIGLTASSVPGTTFPDSRLDPVPGVILQAGAVSSLLGEPLRSVPFWLSALICAALAASAVWLGDIWGFGLALVGVGLSVPLFLGNWLFPGTAASLSAIIGTAFVAGGRFWTLRRFKTLDPLTRLGNRLAFTRAAENRWNQRAARPLGLLLIDLGGFRRVNEMYGRAAGDEVLRRVAEVLRQGRTRRDMVFRWGASEFAVLTEPAGPDLTPLARQLQSALAGTSYKDIALRVSVGQAVSTPQMSQPSELIEQASQNRYRMKYQLEE; via the coding sequence ATGCCGCGCCCTGAGCGCCGCGCTGTTCTCGCTCCACTGGCCGCGCTCCTCGCCGTGGGGCTGCTGATGGGCTTTCCAGAAAATGTGCGGCTGTGGAGCGTCCTTGACCGCACGTTCACCCGTCCCCCAGACCCCAGAGTGGTGGTGGTGGGCATCGACGACGCCTCGCTGCGCGATTACGGCCGGCTGAGCGATTGGAACCGCGACCTCTACGCCCGCGCCCTCGGCACCCTGCGCCAAGCCGGAGCCAAAGCAGTGGGGTTTGACATCTTGTTCGGCGCTCCAGCGGCGGGCGACGCCTCTTTGTCGGCTGCTGTGGGTCAGGGCGGGGTGGTGCTGGCCAGCAGTCCACAACTGCCGCAGGGTGCCCGCGCTTGGAAAGCCCTGTACGGCGTGGCCAGCCTCAATATCGAAGGCGGAGCGGTCAGCCGCTTTCAAACCGCTTACCAAAGTACGGACGGTCAGCTTTGGCCCAGCTTCAGCGCACAGCTTGCTCGGCTGGCAGGAATCAGTCGGACACTCGACACGAGTAAGCAACTGCTGCGCTCACTGCCTGCCGACTCAGGGACGCTGCCTGTCTACTCATTTCGGGACGTGGTGGGCGGCAATGTGGCGTTTTCCGAGTTGCAGGGCAAGGTCGTGCTGATCGGCTTAACGGCCAGCAGCGTTCCCGGCACCACTTTTCCTGATTCACGCCTCGATCCGGTGCCGGGCGTGATCTTGCAAGCGGGGGCCGTCTCGTCGCTGCTGGGTGAGCCGCTGAGAAGCGTGCCGTTTTGGCTCAGCGCCCTGATCTGCGCGGCGCTGGCGGCCTCAGCAGTCTGGCTGGGCGATATCTGGGGCTTTGGACTGGCGCTGGTGGGAGTGGGCCTGAGCGTGCCGCTGTTTTTAGGCAACTGGCTGTTTCCCGGCACTGCCGCTTCACTCTCGGCCATTATTGGCACCGCTTTTGTGGCGGGCGGGCGGTTCTGGACGCTGCGCCGCTTCAAGACCCTCGACCCGCTGACCAGACTGGGCAACCGGCTGGCTTTTACCCGCGCCGCCGAGAACCGCTGGAACCAAAGAGCGGCGCGGCCACTGGGCCTGCTGCTGATTGATCTGGGCGGCTTCCGGCGCGTCAACGAGATGTATGGCCGCGCGGCGGGCGACGAAGTGCTGCGCCGGGTCGCCGAGGTGCTGCGGCAAGGGCGCACGCGGCGCGACATGGTGTTCCGCTGGGGAGCCAGCGAGTTCGCGGTGTTGACTGAACCGGCCGGCCCAGATTTGACGCCGCTGGCCCGGCAGCTTCAAAGCGCTTTGGCCGGCACCAGCTACAAAGACATTGCGCTGCGGGTCAGCGTGGGGCAGGCCGTCAGCACGCCGCAGATGAGTCAGCCGAGCGAACTGATCGAGCAAGCCTCTCAAAACCGTTACCGCATGAAGTACCAGCTCGAAGAGTAG